One window from the genome of Glycine soja cultivar W05 chromosome 12, ASM419377v2, whole genome shotgun sequence encodes:
- the LOC114379322 gene encoding E3 ubiquitin-protein ligase PUB23-like isoform X1: MDEIEIPAHFLCPISLQLMRDPVTVCTGITYDRENIERWLFSCKNNTCPVTKQCLLDHGLTPNHTLRRLIQSWCTLNASLGVERIPTPKSPIDKTQIVKLLTEAKRFPEKQLKCLTRLRSVAFEGQRNKTCLESAGVIEFLATTMKNNNTQEDSTVLSEAAIEVLFHLNLSEARLKTLINNEEFHFIESLFHVLRLGNYQSRVYATMLLRSAFEVADPIQLISVKTTLFVEIMRVLCDQISHQASKAALKLIVELFPWGRNRIKGVEGGTVSVLIELLLGTSERRTCELILIALDQLCGCAEGRAELLNHGAGVAIVSKKILRVSHVASERGVRILASICRYSANARVLHEMLQVGAVSKLCLVLQVNCGFKTKERAKEVLKLHSVVWKNSPCIPVPLLSSYP, from the coding sequence ATGGACGAAATTGAAATCCCTGCCCATTTCCTCTGCCCCATTTCCCTTCAACTCATGAGGGACCCTGTCACGGTTTGCACAGGAATCACTTATGATAGAGAAAACATAGAGAGATGGTTATTTTCATGCAAGAACAACACATGCCCCGTTACTAAGCAGTGCCTATTAGACCATGGTCTCACTCCAAACCACACTCTACGCAGGCTGATCCAATCCTGGTGCACCCTCAATGCCTCACTTGGAGTTGAACGCATTCCTACTCCAAAGTCACCAATAGACAAAACTCAGATTGTGAAACTCCTCACAGAAGCAAAAAGGTTCCCAGAGAAGCAACTCAAGTGCCTCACAAGGCTTCGATCCGTTGCCTTTGAAGGCCAAAGGAACAAAACATGTTTAGAGTCTGCTGGAGTAATAGAATTCTTGGCCACAACAATGAAGAACAACAACACACAAGAAGACTCAACTGTTCTCAGTGAAGCAGCTATTGAAGTCTTGTTCCACCTCAATCTCTCCGAGGCTCGACTTAAAACTCTGATTAACAACGAGGAATTTCATTTTATCGAGTCATTGTTTCATGTGCTGAGGCTTGGAAACTACCAATCTAGAGTCTATGCTACAATGCTGCTTAGATCAGCATTTGAGGTAGCTGATCCAATCCAATTGATCAGTGTCAAAACCACGCTGTTTGTGGAAATCATGCGCGTGCTTTGCGATCAGATCTCGCATCAGGCTTCAAAGGCTGCATTGAAGCTCATTGTGGAGCTCTTTCCGTGGGGAAGAAACAGGATCAAAGGGGTCGAGGGTGGTACAGTTTCGGTCCTCATCGAGCTACTTCTCGGCACCTCGGAAAGAAGAACATGTGAACTCATTTTGATAGCTTTGGATCAGCTTTGTGGGTGTGCAGAAGGGCGTGCAGAGTTGTTGAACCATGGGGCAGGAGTGGCCATTGTGTCCAAGAAAATTCTAAGGGTCTCTCATGTGGCTAGTGAAAGAGGGGTTAGAATTTTGGCCTCTATTTGTAGGTATTCTGCCAATGCTAGAGTGCTTCATGAAATGTTGCAGGTTGGGGCTGTGTCCAAGTTGTGTTTGGTGCTTCAAGTGAATTGCGGTTTTAAGACTAAGGAGAGAGCCAAAGAGGTACTCAAATTGCACTCGGTGGTTTGGAAGAATTCCCCATGTATTCCTGTACCTTTGTTATCTTCCTATCCATGA
- the LOC114379322 gene encoding E3 ubiquitin-protein ligase PUB23-like isoform X2, producing MDEIEIPAHFLCPISLQLMRDPVTVCTGITYDRENIERWLFSCKNNTCPVTKQCLLDHGLTPNHTLRRLIQSWCTLNASLGVERIPTPKSPIDKTQIVKLLTEAKRFPEKQLKCLTRLRSVAFEGQRNKTCLESAGVIEFLATTMKNNNTQEDSTVLSEAAIEVLFHLNLSEARLKTLINNEEFHFIESLFHVLRLGNYQSRVYATMLLRSAFEVADPIQLISVKTTLFVEIMRVLCDQISHQASKAALKLIVELFPWGRNRIKGVEGGTVSVLIELLLGTSERRTCELILIALDQLCGCAEGRAELLNHGAGVAIVSKKILRVSHVASERGVRILASICRYSANARVLHEMLQVGAVSKLCLVLQVNCGFKTKERAKEKWELDLRV from the exons ATGGACGAAATTGAAATCCCTGCCCATTTCCTCTGCCCCATTTCCCTTCAACTCATGAGGGACCCTGTCACGGTTTGCACAGGAATCACTTATGATAGAGAAAACATAGAGAGATGGTTATTTTCATGCAAGAACAACACATGCCCCGTTACTAAGCAGTGCCTATTAGACCATGGTCTCACTCCAAACCACACTCTACGCAGGCTGATCCAATCCTGGTGCACCCTCAATGCCTCACTTGGAGTTGAACGCATTCCTACTCCAAAGTCACCAATAGACAAAACTCAGATTGTGAAACTCCTCACAGAAGCAAAAAGGTTCCCAGAGAAGCAACTCAAGTGCCTCACAAGGCTTCGATCCGTTGCCTTTGAAGGCCAAAGGAACAAAACATGTTTAGAGTCTGCTGGAGTAATAGAATTCTTGGCCACAACAATGAAGAACAACAACACACAAGAAGACTCAACTGTTCTCAGTGAAGCAGCTATTGAAGTCTTGTTCCACCTCAATCTCTCCGAGGCTCGACTTAAAACTCTGATTAACAACGAGGAATTTCATTTTATCGAGTCATTGTTTCATGTGCTGAGGCTTGGAAACTACCAATCTAGAGTCTATGCTACAATGCTGCTTAGATCAGCATTTGAGGTAGCTGATCCAATCCAATTGATCAGTGTCAAAACCACGCTGTTTGTGGAAATCATGCGCGTGCTTTGCGATCAGATCTCGCATCAGGCTTCAAAGGCTGCATTGAAGCTCATTGTGGAGCTCTTTCCGTGGGGAAGAAACAGGATCAAAGGGGTCGAGGGTGGTACAGTTTCGGTCCTCATCGAGCTACTTCTCGGCACCTCGGAAAGAAGAACATGTGAACTCATTTTGATAGCTTTGGATCAGCTTTGTGGGTGTGCAGAAGGGCGTGCAGAGTTGTTGAACCATGGGGCAGGAGTGGCCATTGTGTCCAAGAAAATTCTAAGGGTCTCTCATGTGGCTAGTGAAAGAGGGGTTAGAATTTTGGCCTCTATTTGTAGGTATTCTGCCAATGCTAGAGTGCTTCATGAAATGTTGCAGGTTGGGGCTGTGTCCAAGTTGTGTTTGGTGCTTCAAGTGAATTGCGGTTTTAAGACTAAGGAGAGAGCCAAAGAG AAATGGGAGTTAGATTTGAGGGTGTAA